The following are from one region of the Candidatus Binatia bacterium genome:
- the glnA gene encoding glutamine synthetase (forms a homododecamer; forms glutamine from ammonia and glutamate with the conversion of ATP to ADP and phosphate; also functions in the assimilation of ammonia; highly regulated protein controlled by the addition/removal of adenylyl groups by adenylyltransferase from specific tyrosine residues; addition of adenylyl groups results in inactivation of the enzyme) has translation KDIYALTPEELKDVPSMPASLDEALGNLKKDHEFLLQGDVFTEDVIDTWIEYKMANEVSAMRLRPHPHEFALYFDA, from the coding sequence CAAGGACATCTATGCCTTGACGCCGGAGGAGTTGAAGGACGTGCCGAGCATGCCGGCCAGCCTGGATGAAGCGCTCGGCAACCTGAAGAAGGACCACGAGTTCCTGCTGCAGGGCGACGTGTTCACCGAAGACGTCATCGACACCTGGATCGAGTACAAGATGGCGAACGAGGTCAGCGCCATGCGCCTGCGTCCGCACCCGCACGAATTCGCGCTGTACTTCGACGCCTGA
- a CDS encoding PaaI family thioesterase has translation MGNETQADTRKLLNGWLTGFDVAMGFRYVQASRDEVVIEYDVDEKHLQPYGIVHGGVHCAAVEAACSTGAGIDAMARGRSVVGVENHTSFIRAARAGRVRVTATPLTRGRRSQVWEATARNEAGQILSTGRVRLLCLEADSELAGERVEPRQQN, from the coding sequence ATGGGAAATGAGACACAAGCAGACACTAGAAAACTTCTGAACGGCTGGCTCACCGGGTTCGACGTCGCCATGGGTTTCCGCTACGTGCAGGCATCGCGGGATGAGGTGGTGATCGAGTACGACGTCGACGAGAAGCATCTGCAGCCCTACGGCATCGTCCACGGTGGCGTGCACTGCGCGGCAGTCGAGGCGGCATGCTCCACGGGCGCCGGAATCGACGCGATGGCGCGCGGGCGATCCGTTGTCGGGGTCGAGAACCACACCAGCTTCATCCGTGCGGCGCGGGCCGGGCGCGTGCGGGTCACGGCAACGCCACTGACCCGCGGCCGCCGCTCGCAGGTCTGGGAAGCCACAGCGCGAAATGAGGCCGGCCAAATCCTCTCGACCGGCCGCGTCCGTCTGCTGTGCCTCGAGGCGGACAGCGAACTTGCCGGTGAGAGAGTGGAGCCGCGGCAGCAGAACTGA